A single window of Doryrhamphus excisus isolate RoL2022-K1 chromosome 5, RoL_Dexc_1.0, whole genome shotgun sequence DNA harbors:
- the LOC131129647 gene encoding cytochrome c oxidase assembly factor 7, protein MAGLINFEDENEVKQFLDNLGVEYSFQCYKENDPEGCQRLADYLEGVKRNFESSAQVLKQNCEKNGHAESCYKLGAYHVTGKGGVTECLKTAYSCFLRSCNAQGKKSTDACHNVGLLAHDGRAMEGGPDLSAARQYYEKACSGGFAPSCFNLSAMYIEGNSKGVAPDMKLALKYADRACELGHVWGCANASRMYKLGDGTAKDEKKAELLKNRARELHGLQKERQLKFGE, encoded by the exons ATGGCAGGACTCATTAATTTTGAAGATGAGAACGAAGTGAAGCAGTTTTTGGATAATTTGGGGGTGGAGTACAGCTTCCAGTGCTACAAGGAGAATGACCCAGAAG GTTGCCAGAGGTTAGCAGACTACTTGGAAGGAGTGAAGAGAAACTTTGAGTCTTCTGCACAAGTTCTGAAACAAAACTGTGAGAAAAACGGCCATGCAGAGAGCTGCTACAAACTGGGCGCTTACCATGTCACAGGCAAGG GTGGAGTGACAGAGTGTCTAAAAACAGCCTACTCCTGCTTCCTGCGCTCCTGCAACGCCCAAGGAAAGAAGTCAACCGATGCCTGTCACAATGTGGGCCTGTTAGCTCACGACGGACGCGCCATGGAGGGAGGACCTGACCTCAGTGCGGCTCGACAGTACTATGAGAAGGCGTGTTCCGGTGGCTTTGCTCCATCCTGCTTCAACCTGAGCGCCATGTACATTGAGGGCAATTCCAAAGGGGTGGCGCCAGACATGAAGCTGGCGCTGAAGTACGCCGATCGGGCTTGTGAGCTGGGACACGTGTGGGGCTGTGCCAACGCCAGCCGCATGTACAAACTCGGGGATGGGACGGCGAAGGACGAGAAGAAAGCCGAGTTGTTGAAAAATCGAGCAAGGGAGCTGCATGGTTTGCAGAAGGAGAGGCAGCTCAAATTTGGGGAGTGA